A genomic window from Mesosutterella faecium includes:
- a CDS encoding bacteriophage T4 gp5 trimerisation domain-containing protein, which translates to MGGELYETVTSTVRETYKQNQETHVGKNQVNEIGNQSNTIHGNQSTSIGGQVTETVGGNVHETYNADQDTYVKGTRTLRAGTQNNQIRGQQINNIGTHLTTTVGGRLTETVTGGVAEYYNGGQETSVQGHQNNLVYGEEYNYVGGRLRETVKGDVLENYEGGQKTTVKGLQTNLLDRQSNKIALDQSTEVGRDQSNVVGGELYEKVTGDVHEIYKANQGTDVTGSQTTTAGGQLSETVAGNVEEVYKGHQRTAVTGNQTNVAGGFQINNVGGFLTEEVGGDVDETYKKNQRTKVTGDQTNVVGGVQRNTVNGYVQETVEGVVDETYKGGQRTTVTGLQTTITDKQTNKIALDQSTEVGRNQNNTVGGELYEKVTGDVHEIYKSNQATDVKGTQINTVGGQLQETVTGLVTENYNGGQTTTVKGTQNNTADDQNNKTTGYQHNMVGGFLQEDVTGNVIENYQSNQTTTVKGTQSNNIGSQNNTISGYQHNTVGGWRLDEVTGNVTENYKGGQSTTVYGGQNNTANGYQHNTVNGFLLEDVTGNVTENYQANQTTTVKGTQSNNIGSQNNTISDYQHNTVGGWRLDEVTGKVTENYNGGQETNVTGDQSNKVTGNQSNTVTGTLKETVTGKVTENYNGGQETKVEGDRVSTVTGELKETVGKDVTEDYRSNQTTTVAKDQTVNVKGNQTNNVEGQLQETVKGDVTEDYKSNQTTTIAKDQTVNVKGNQTNNVEGQLQETVKGDVTEDYKSNQTTTVAKDQTVNIKGSQATTVALNQSNTVSGNQTNTVGGTLTETVAGLVTENYNGGQTTNVAGDRTVSVTGSQSSTIGGNLDTRVSGAMTNSARSISNTTTGDLTNTVGGSLTSSVTGAYGLSAGSISTEAGTTILQQAGQSITQRVGSTSFVMTEGRLDAGGAKFTNLAPARIAPDSTDAVIGSQLWAANNRINNLSEDIAKSGAAAAALAALHPLDFDPNHRFSISAGLGHYKSREGVSVGAFLYPTDTGNLLLSAGYAASASDSHMVNVGLSYRFGGSYTHPADLKAELAEEKAKNRDLAARLDALQTKFDAIAARLDSLEARK; encoded by the coding sequence ATACAAGCAAAACCAGGAAACCCACGTCGGGAAAAACCAGGTCAACGAGATCGGCAACCAGAGCAACACAATCCACGGTAACCAGAGCACCAGCATCGGCGGACAGGTTACGGAAACAGTCGGCGGCAACGTACACGAAACCTACAACGCTGATCAGGACACCTATGTCAAGGGAACACGGACCCTCCGGGCCGGAACCCAAAACAACCAGATCAGAGGCCAGCAGATCAACAACATCGGCACCCACTTGACCACCACTGTCGGAGGCCGGCTCACGGAAACCGTGACCGGGGGCGTCGCGGAGTACTACAACGGCGGCCAGGAGACTTCGGTTCAAGGCCATCAGAACAACCTTGTCTACGGCGAAGAGTACAACTATGTCGGCGGAAGGCTTCGTGAAACCGTCAAGGGGGACGTGCTTGAAAACTACGAGGGCGGCCAAAAGACTACGGTCAAAGGGCTTCAGACCAACCTCCTCGACCGCCAAAGCAACAAAATTGCACTCGACCAGTCCACAGAAGTCGGCCGCGACCAGAGCAATGTCGTTGGCGGCGAGCTCTATGAGAAGGTCACTGGCGATGTCCACGAAATCTACAAGGCCAACCAGGGCACCGACGTCACGGGCTCCCAGACTACTACTGCCGGCGGCCAGCTTTCGGAGACTGTAGCGGGCAACGTGGAAGAAGTTTACAAGGGGCACCAAAGGACTGCAGTCACTGGGAATCAAACTAACGTTGCAGGCGGCTTTCAGATCAACAATGTTGGCGGCTTCCTCACCGAGGAAGTTGGCGGCGACGTGGACGAAACCTACAAGAAAAATCAAAGAACCAAGGTCACGGGAGACCAGACCAATGTCGTCGGCGGCGTCCAGCGCAACACTGTCAACGGCTATGTCCAGGAGACTGTTGAGGGAGTCGTTGACGAAACCTACAAGGGCGGCCAAAGAACGACCGTCACCGGGCTGCAGACAACCATCACAGACAAACAGACCAACAAAATTGCACTCGACCAGTCCACAGAAGTCGGCCGCAACCAGAACAATACTGTTGGCGGCGAGCTCTATGAGAAGGTCACTGGCGACGTCCACGAAATATACAAGTCCAATCAGGCCACTGATGTCAAGGGCACTCAGATCAATACTGTCGGCGGCCAGCTTCAGGAGACTGTAACCGGGCTGGTCACCGAAAACTACAACGGAGGCCAGACGACCACGGTCAAGGGAACCCAGAACAATACTGCTGATGACCAGAACAACAAAACCACCGGTTATCAGCACAACATGGTCGGGGGATTCCTCCAGGAGGACGTCACCGGCAACGTAATTGAAAACTACCAAAGCAATCAGACAACCACGGTTAAAGGAACCCAGAGCAACAATATCGGCAGCCAGAACAATACGATCAGCGGTTATCAGCACAACACCGTTGGAGGCTGGCGCCTGGACGAAGTCACGGGCAATGTGACTGAAAATTACAAAGGCGGCCAGTCGACCACGGTCTACGGCGGCCAGAACAACACGGCCAACGGCTACCAGCACAACACTGTCAACGGCTTCCTTCTGGAGGATGTCACCGGCAACGTGACCGAAAACTACCAGGCCAATCAGACAACCACGGTCAAAGGAACCCAGAGCAACAATATCGGCAGCCAGAACAATACGATCAGCGATTATCAGCACAACACCGTTGGAGGCTGGCGCCTGGACGAAGTCACGGGCAAAGTGACTGAAAATTACAACGGGGGCCAGGAGACCAACGTCACCGGAGACCAGTCCAACAAAGTCACAGGAAACCAGAGCAATACGGTCACCGGAACTCTCAAGGAGACTGTGACCGGAAAGGTGACGGAGAACTACAACGGCGGGCAGGAGACGAAAGTCGAAGGCGACCGGGTCAGCACGGTCACGGGCGAACTCAAGGAAACGGTGGGGAAAGACGTGACCGAAGACTACCGTTCCAACCAAACCACTACCGTCGCCAAGGATCAGACTGTCAACGTCAAGGGTAATCAGACGAACAACGTCGAGGGCCAGCTCCAGGAGACCGTCAAGGGCGATGTGACTGAGGATTACAAGTCCAATCAGACCACTACCATCGCCAAGGATCAGACTGTCAACGTCAAGGGTAATCAGACGAACAACGTCGAGGGCCAGCTCCAGGAGACCGTCAAGGGCGATGTGACTGAGGATTACAAGTCCAATCAGACCACTACCGTCGCCAAGGATCAGACTGTCAACATCAAGGGCAGCCAGGCAACCACCGTAGCCCTGAACCAGTCCAACACGGTGAGCGGGAACCAGACCAATACGGTCGGAGGCACCCTCACAGAGACTGTAGCGGGGCTCGTGACTGAAAACTACAACGGCGGCCAGACGACGAACGTCGCCGGCGACCGGACGGTCTCCGTCACCGGCAGTCAAAGCTCCACGATCGGCGGCAATCTCGACACCCGGGTGAGCGGCGCCATGACGAACAGCGCCCGCTCGATCTCCAATACAACGACGGGCGACCTCACCAACACGGTGGGCGGCAGCCTCACCAGCAGCGTCACCGGAGCCTACGGCCTCAGCGCGGGATCCATCAGCACCGAGGCCGGCACGACGATTCTCCAGCAGGCCGGGCAGTCCATCACGCAAAGGGTGGGATCGACCAGCTTCGTGATGACCGAGGGCCGGCTCGACGCGGGCGGGGCCAAGTTCACCAACCTCGCCCCGGCCCGCATAGCCCCGGACTCCACGGACGCCGTGATCGGCAGCCAGCTCTGGGCGGCGAACAACCGCATCAACAACCTGAGCGAAGACATCGCGAAGTCCGGCGCCGCCGCGGCGGCCCTGGCCGCCCTGCACCCGCTTGACTTCGACCCGAACCACAGGTTCTCGATCTCCGCGGGCCTCGGCCACTACAAGAGCAGGGAAGGCGTTTCAGTCGGCGCCTTCCTGTACCCGACCGACACGGGCAACCTGCTCCTTTCGGCGGGCTACGCCGCATCGGCTTCCGACAGCCACATGGTGAACGTGGGCCTTTCCTACCGCTTCGGCGGCAGCTACACGCATCCGGCCGACTTAAAGGCGGAGCTCGCTGAAGAAAAAGCGAAGAACCGCGATCTCGCGGCCAGGCTTGACGCCCTGCAGACGAAGTTCGACGCTATCGCCGCAAGGCTCGACTCGCTCGAGGCCAGAAAGTAA
- a CDS encoding class I SAM-dependent methyltransferase, producing MKPDYKNWIPRSLLYATGFATAVSLTGVVTAFSSLAPGAIRTFSLFFFGIALVILAGACAVMIRLTRAFDLNDSGSYARRIIDDIAARAKLAEGGKGLDLGTGTGALAIEVARRHPRSSMVGIDTWPRVFSGGSGSLALCESNARAENVPNVTFEKADAAKLPYPDESFDLVVSNYLYSSSSILNKGKLIDETMRVLKKGGHFVLHDYFGRKEKFGDMNAYVEKLKKAGFEKVELLDTTDGLFITKKESWKLNLSGSELLIGRK from the coding sequence ATGAAGCCCGACTATAAAAACTGGATCCCCCGCAGCCTTCTTTACGCGACCGGCTTTGCGACCGCGGTCTCGCTCACCGGGGTGGTCACGGCGTTTTCGAGCCTCGCGCCCGGGGCGATTCGGACCTTCTCCCTGTTCTTTTTCGGCATTGCGCTGGTGATTCTCGCCGGGGCCTGTGCGGTGATGATCAGGCTCACCCGCGCCTTCGACCTGAATGATTCAGGCTCTTACGCGCGCCGGATCATCGACGACATCGCCGCCCGCGCGAAGCTGGCCGAGGGAGGAAAGGGGCTTGACCTCGGGACCGGAACCGGCGCTCTCGCGATCGAGGTCGCCCGGCGCCACCCGCGCTCGAGCATGGTGGGCATCGACACCTGGCCGCGGGTGTTTTCCGGCGGCAGCGGCAGCCTCGCGCTCTGCGAGTCCAACGCGCGAGCCGAGAACGTCCCCAACGTGACTTTCGAAAAGGCCGACGCCGCGAAGCTGCCTTATCCCGACGAGTCCTTCGATCTCGTCGTGAGCAACTACCTCTACAGCAGCTCCTCCATCCTCAACAAGGGAAAGCTGATCGACGAGACGATGCGGGTGCTCAAAAAGGGCGGGCATTTCGTGCTCCACGACTACTTCGGCCGAAAGGAGAAGTTCGGGGACATGAACGCCTACGTTGAAAAGCTGAAGAAGGCGGGCTTTGAGAAGGTCGAGCTCCTCGACACGACCGACGGCCTGTTCATCACGAAAAAGGAATCCTGGAAGCTCAACCTCTCGGGCTCCGAGCTCCTGATCGGCCGCAAGTAA
- a CDS encoding FAD-dependent oxidoreductase gives MNRRSFFASAAALGAAAALPVRSASASSPRRWDRTTDVLIVGAGLAGLTAGVTALRAGAKVMLIDKRAWFGGDGVLSAGQFYSARTPLHDAAGITQHVEVEDYWKQIESGVDDEPLSKVRDNLRLSVIYSGVNKHNPEVLHRSAEYSPRVVAFVQSYGIKFRRMNPAKPFQCPTENGSMSKFAEGMVSEIERRGGKILPLTRASEIVMDGGRAVGVIARPVSGGSPVAIRARSIVIATGGFLNNKAMMKRYKRFWSGIQTGFTAVGDGVPTDHTGDGIVMGRRAGAAIEDMESMPKLYAGPRKGTPGVSWIMFDVDTAFLVTKAGRRITNEHESRYSGCALKLLSTHNEVGYAVFDEKTFRGPNRDRWQFDKALAGHGLFKADTPEELAAKVGVDPKGLRETIDRINRDGKTGRDTEFGRTDPLFRAMTPPYYITAANWPLAYKTEGGLEVNPDFQALRASDDAPIPGLYAAGSTCGSISTRLCDVVASGLIVGRIASAAR, from the coding sequence ATGAACAGAAGGAGCTTCTTCGCCTCGGCCGCAGCCCTTGGCGCCGCGGCGGCCCTCCCGGTTCGCAGCGCCTCGGCTTCGTCGCCCCGGCGCTGGGACCGCACGACCGACGTGCTCATCGTAGGCGCGGGGCTTGCGGGCCTCACGGCAGGCGTCACGGCTCTGAGGGCCGGCGCGAAGGTGATGCTGATCGACAAGCGCGCCTGGTTCGGGGGCGACGGGGTGCTCTCGGCCGGCCAGTTCTACAGCGCCCGCACGCCGCTGCACGACGCGGCCGGCATCACGCAGCACGTCGAGGTCGAGGACTACTGGAAGCAGATCGAGTCCGGGGTCGACGACGAGCCGCTTTCCAAGGTCCGCGACAACCTGCGCCTCTCGGTGATCTACTCGGGCGTGAACAAGCACAACCCCGAGGTCCTGCACCGCTCGGCCGAATATTCGCCCCGGGTGGTCGCCTTCGTGCAGAGCTACGGGATCAAGTTCCGCAGGATGAACCCTGCGAAGCCCTTCCAGTGCCCGACTGAAAACGGCTCGATGAGCAAATTCGCCGAAGGCATGGTCTCCGAGATCGAGCGCCGCGGCGGAAAGATCCTCCCGCTCACGAGGGCCTCGGAAATTGTGATGGACGGCGGCCGCGCGGTGGGCGTCATCGCCCGCCCGGTCTCGGGCGGCAGCCCGGTCGCGATCCGAGCCCGCTCGATCGTGATCGCCACCGGGGGATTCCTCAACAACAAGGCGATGATGAAGCGCTACAAGCGCTTCTGGTCCGGGATCCAGACGGGCTTTACCGCCGTGGGCGACGGAGTGCCGACGGACCACACGGGCGACGGCATCGTGATGGGCCGCAGGGCAGGGGCCGCGATCGAAGACATGGAGTCGATGCCCAAGCTCTACGCAGGCCCCAGGAAGGGCACGCCCGGGGTTTCCTGGATCATGTTCGACGTGGACACGGCCTTTCTCGTCACGAAGGCCGGGCGGCGCATCACCAACGAGCACGAGTCGCGCTATTCGGGCTGCGCGCTCAAGCTCCTGTCGACGCACAACGAGGTGGGCTACGCGGTCTTTGACGAGAAGACCTTCCGCGGCCCCAACCGCGACCGCTGGCAGTTCGACAAGGCGCTGGCGGGGCACGGGCTTTTCAAGGCGGACACGCCCGAAGAGCTCGCGGCCAAAGTGGGAGTCGACCCGAAGGGGCTGCGCGAGACGATCGACCGCATCAACCGGGACGGGAAGACGGGCAGGGACACCGAGTTCGGCCGCACCGATCCGCTGTTTCGCGCGATGACTCCCCCGTACTACATCACGGCGGCGAACTGGCCGCTGGCCTACAAGACGGAGGGCGGGCTCGAGGTGAACCCCGACTTCCAGGCCCTGCGCGCCTCGGACGACGCCCCGATCCCCGGACTCTATGCGGCGGGCTCCACCTGCGGGTCCATCTCCACGAGGCTCTGCGACGTCGTCGCCTCGGGGCTCATTGTGGGCAGGATCGCCTCGGCCGCCCGGTAA
- a CDS encoding MFS transporter, giving the protein MTPASPRSPGRTLALLCLIGFCAGSIYAWSVLAAAKAEALAAAGAAAGASGLSLAFGIANGIGPVPMIAGGLANDRFGPRPVIIAGALLIGSGLAVCGLAQEAAQVIAGYGVLFGLGLGLSYGAVVSTAVRLFPGRRGLASGLVTASYGLSSVLVPPAAQALIESVGIAGTFFTLGAVFAAVMTACALAADLPGARSAAAGPRSGGLSPREMLRAPEFLPMILVLLTGALAAMMVLSQAASIARDLIGAGAKEAALAVSFIALFNMASRLAAGHLSDRLGRLPVLAGALAAAFAALVLLLFAGRGDYALFLLSGALTGASLGSFMAVYPGLTVDRFGPAHAGVNYGIVFCGFSAAGLLGPVIAGAFGAAGAGGRAGTALALAVTAASFPCLALLSRAIRRSGRPV; this is encoded by the coding sequence ATGACCCCTGCGAGCCCCCGCAGCCCCGGACGAACCCTCGCGCTTTTGTGCCTCATCGGCTTTTGCGCGGGCTCGATCTACGCCTGGAGCGTGCTCGCGGCCGCAAAGGCCGAAGCGCTTGCCGCAGCCGGCGCCGCGGCGGGCGCCTCGGGGCTCTCGCTCGCCTTCGGGATCGCAAACGGCATCGGCCCGGTCCCGATGATCGCGGGGGGCCTCGCGAACGACCGCTTCGGGCCCCGCCCGGTGATCATCGCGGGGGCGCTTCTCATCGGCTCGGGGCTTGCCGTCTGCGGGCTCGCGCAGGAGGCGGCCCAGGTCATCGCGGGCTACGGGGTCCTCTTTGGCCTGGGGCTCGGGCTCTCCTACGGGGCGGTGGTAAGCACCGCCGTCCGCCTTTTCCCCGGGCGCCGGGGACTCGCCTCCGGGCTCGTCACCGCCTCCTACGGCCTGAGCTCCGTGCTCGTGCCCCCGGCCGCCCAGGCGCTGATCGAATCGGTCGGCATTGCCGGCACGTTCTTCACGCTCGGGGCGGTCTTCGCCGCCGTGATGACCGCATGCGCCCTCGCCGCGGATCTTCCGGGGGCCCGAAGCGCCGCGGCCGGCCCCCGCTCCGGCGGGCTTTCCCCGCGGGAGATGCTCCGAGCCCCCGAGTTCCTCCCGATGATCCTGGTGCTTCTTACCGGAGCGCTCGCGGCGATGATGGTTCTCTCGCAGGCCGCCTCGATCGCGAGGGACCTGATCGGGGCCGGCGCGAAGGAGGCCGCGCTCGCGGTTTCCTTCATCGCCCTCTTCAACATGGCCTCGAGGCTCGCCGCCGGACACCTTTCCGACCGCCTCGGGCGCCTTCCGGTGCTCGCGGGCGCGCTGGCCGCGGCCTTCGCCGCGCTGGTTCTGCTACTTTTTGCCGGCCGCGGCGACTACGCCCTCTTTCTTCTCTCCGGGGCCCTCACCGGGGCGTCGCTTGGCAGCTTCATGGCCGTCTACCCGGGGCTTACCGTCGACCGGTTCGGTCCCGCCCACGCCGGGGTGAACTACGGGATCGTCTTCTGCGGCTTTTCCGCCGCGGGGCTGCTCGGCCCCGTGATCGCGGGGGCTTTCGGCGCGGCGGGGGCCGGCGGCCGCGCGGGCACCGCGCTCGCCCTGGCCGTCACGGCGGCGAGCTTTCCCTGCCTCGCGCTGCTTTCCCGGGCAATCCGGCGAAGCGGACGGCCGGTTTAA
- a CDS encoding DNA/RNA helicase domain-containing protein, producing the protein MPVVYHNSLGRFRADMRDPHLIPLMLADIFRSGAPLSPEEAQRTRTSEFRSWSNSLGYVEKALAMGALPDDCGVLLEYRLPRTSRRVDVIVTGHDEKGAANFVIIELKQWSSARPLPEDPGLVETRVGGRDRVLTHPSLQASSYERFLRSMCAPVYEGKIRPRACAYLHNDYTDKASLSAPPNDVYVRQAPLFDARDQSRLAGYLKRAVGAGRGRAISWELLNGRLTPSPRLIEEVGRLFSKTKREGFVLIEDQYVAYRRILTQAKLTVERDCEAFEKPEGQRRFARKAIIVEGGPGTGKSVVALTVFAELLRSLSSDSFARNIRFVSPTASYRNALLAVLKGVKPSERFESLRRAGDVNCFFRGATTFFKPESRSDSGPGFDPALIAPDYSVLVVDEAHRLNTRTNMYRGSSMVQDVIRAAAVCVFFLDEEQSLRPVDEGSVERIREVASHYGAEVVGPLRLEAQFRCQGAEGFLNWLSDALQMPRRSGATANEEGWDRSAFDFDVLDDPRELVRWVEDINAKLPAGHSLQKGGVLEGARLLAGYAWDWSPEGVNPDAQVNDVEVHDHEGRVAVSLPWNSRKSSTEWAILDSTRGQVGCVHTCQGLEFDYVGVLIGRDLRYDPVKKEVFADYDSFKDSAGKAGLFGSGCGLKGAEKRRLRSGLVLKYVQRCYRVLLSRGIRGARVYCEDKALSDYLKAKLALARDFSKSRG; encoded by the coding sequence ATGCCCGTCGTCTACCACAATTCGCTTGGCCGGTTCCGCGCCGACATGCGCGATCCGCACCTCATCCCGCTCATGCTCGCGGACATCTTCCGTTCGGGCGCGCCGCTCTCGCCCGAGGAGGCGCAGCGCACCCGCACGAGCGAGTTCCGTTCCTGGTCCAACTCCCTGGGCTACGTCGAGAAAGCCCTTGCCATGGGCGCTCTGCCGGACGACTGCGGGGTGCTGCTCGAGTACCGGCTGCCGCGCACGAGCCGCCGGGTGGACGTGATCGTGACCGGGCACGACGAGAAGGGCGCTGCGAACTTCGTCATCATCGAGCTCAAGCAGTGGAGTAGCGCAAGGCCCCTGCCCGAGGATCCGGGGCTCGTGGAGACGCGGGTGGGAGGAAGGGACCGCGTGCTCACGCACCCGAGCCTCCAGGCCTCTTCCTACGAGCGGTTCCTTCGCTCGATGTGCGCGCCGGTCTACGAGGGGAAGATCCGCCCGCGCGCCTGCGCGTACCTGCACAACGACTACACGGACAAGGCGAGCCTGTCCGCGCCGCCCAACGACGTGTACGTGAGGCAGGCCCCGCTTTTTGACGCGCGGGACCAGTCGCGCCTTGCGGGCTACCTGAAACGGGCCGTCGGAGCCGGCCGCGGCCGGGCGATCTCCTGGGAGCTCCTCAACGGGCGCCTCACGCCCTCCCCGCGCCTCATCGAAGAGGTCGGCCGGCTCTTTTCAAAGACTAAGCGCGAGGGCTTTGTTCTGATCGAGGACCAGTACGTGGCCTACCGGCGGATCCTCACGCAGGCGAAGCTCACGGTCGAGCGCGACTGCGAGGCCTTCGAAAAGCCAGAAGGGCAGCGGCGCTTCGCCCGGAAGGCCATCATCGTTGAAGGGGGCCCTGGAACGGGCAAGTCCGTGGTGGCGCTCACGGTGTTTGCGGAGCTGCTGCGAAGCCTCTCGTCCGACTCCTTCGCCCGCAACATCCGCTTCGTCTCGCCCACCGCCTCGTACCGCAACGCGCTGCTCGCGGTCTTAAAGGGCGTGAAGCCCTCCGAGCGGTTCGAGAGCCTGCGGCGCGCGGGCGACGTGAACTGCTTCTTCCGCGGGGCGACCACCTTCTTCAAGCCCGAGTCGCGCAGCGACTCCGGCCCCGGATTCGACCCCGCGCTCATCGCTCCGGATTATTCGGTGCTGGTGGTCGACGAGGCCCACAGGCTCAACACCCGGACCAACATGTACCGCGGCAGCTCCATGGTGCAGGACGTGATCCGCGCGGCCGCGGTCTGCGTGTTCTTCCTCGACGAGGAGCAGAGCCTGCGGCCGGTCGACGAGGGCAGCGTCGAGCGCATCCGCGAGGTGGCCTCGCACTACGGGGCCGAGGTCGTGGGGCCGCTCAGGCTCGAGGCGCAGTTTCGCTGCCAGGGAGCCGAAGGGTTCCTCAACTGGCTCTCGGACGCGCTTCAGATGCCGCGCCGGAGCGGGGCCACGGCAAACGAGGAGGGGTGGGACAGGAGCGCTTTCGATTTCGATGTCCTTGACGATCCGCGGGAGCTCGTGCGCTGGGTCGAGGACATCAATGCGAAGCTGCCCGCCGGGCACAGCCTCCAGAAAGGCGGCGTGCTCGAGGGCGCGAGGCTTCTCGCGGGCTACGCCTGGGACTGGTCGCCTGAGGGCGTGAACCCGGACGCCCAGGTCAACGACGTCGAGGTTCACGACCACGAGGGGCGGGTGGCGGTGTCGCTGCCCTGGAACAGCCGGAAAAGCTCCACGGAGTGGGCCATCCTCGACAGCACCCGCGGCCAGGTGGGCTGCGTGCACACCTGTCAGGGGCTCGAATTCGACTATGTCGGGGTCCTGATCGGGCGCGACCTGCGCTACGACCCGGTGAAAAAGGAAGTCTTCGCGGACTACGACTCCTTTAAGGACTCGGCGGGAAAGGCAGGGCTCTTTGGAAGCGGCTGCGGCCTCAAGGGCGCAGAAAAGCGCCGCCTGAGAAGCGGCCTCGTCCTCAAGTACGTGCAGCGCTGCTACCGGGTGCTGCTTTCGCGCGGGATCCGCGGGGCCCGGGTCTACTGCGAGGACAAGGCGCTTTCCGACTACCTGAAGGCAAAGCTCGCCCTCGCCCGGGACTTTTCGAAGTCCCGGGGCTGA
- a CDS encoding purple acid phosphatase family protein: protein MDKGLLAITRRRLLTGAAAGSAALLAGCASGEGAVRAEPDGKKGGLAGAFHTPHLTVGADTARSVTVEWVNPGVDRLELRAAGSGTLLKSIESPARGVTLEGLGFPLHAVQLTGLDPAASYEYRIGESGRWHGFRTASDSAVRALVFTDTQSKDLFKTWKKIYRAAQKQQPGADFSTVLGDLVDMGSKLGYWEDWFAAVRPGAMSQPIAPVMGNHECYRMRPGERHFSRTFPAPYLEFFTVPGNGVPGLERWFYTFDSGPVHFVVLNTQWLDAEDFRPGLLASMKAWFLEKGRKTDRPWTVVLMHKDIMHYPSAKKPGLKVGFSKTGRALMPLFEDSGVDLVLAGHLHTYRRRGHIRNFRRAASGPCYFVCGVAGNLPHDIAAVHKLDIVRGTRPELGNYLLLEADSGRLSVKCFLPDGREFDRAELVKKGGAA, encoded by the coding sequence ATGGACAAAGGGCTCTTGGCGATTACGAGGCGCCGGCTCCTCACGGGAGCGGCGGCGGGCTCCGCGGCGCTGCTTGCCGGCTGTGCCTCGGGCGAAGGCGCAGTCCGCGCGGAACCGGACGGGAAGAAGGGCGGGCTCGCTGGCGCCTTTCACACGCCCCATCTCACGGTGGGGGCGGACACGGCCCGCAGCGTCACGGTCGAATGGGTGAACCCCGGAGTCGACCGGCTGGAGCTTCGGGCGGCGGGCTCCGGCACGCTTCTCAAGTCGATCGAGAGCCCCGCCCGCGGCGTGACGCTCGAGGGACTCGGGTTCCCGCTGCACGCCGTGCAGCTCACGGGCCTGGATCCTGCGGCTTCCTACGAGTACCGGATCGGGGAGAGCGGCCGCTGGCACGGTTTTCGGACCGCGTCGGACTCGGCCGTGCGGGCGCTTGTCTTCACCGACACCCAGTCGAAGGACCTCTTCAAAACATGGAAGAAGATCTACCGCGCGGCTCAGAAGCAGCAGCCCGGGGCCGACTTTTCAACCGTCCTCGGGGATCTCGTCGACATGGGCTCGAAGCTCGGCTACTGGGAGGACTGGTTCGCGGCGGTGCGGCCCGGCGCGATGAGCCAGCCGATCGCCCCCGTGATGGGCAACCACGAGTGCTACCGGATGCGGCCCGGCGAGCGGCATTTCAGCCGGACCTTCCCCGCGCCCTACCTTGAGTTCTTCACCGTCCCCGGCAACGGCGTGCCGGGGCTCGAACGCTGGTTCTACACGTTCGATTCCGGCCCCGTGCACTTCGTGGTCCTCAACACCCAGTGGCTCGATGCGGAGGACTTCAGGCCCGGGCTCCTCGCCTCGATGAAGGCCTGGTTCCTCGAAAAGGGCAGGAAGACCGACCGCCCCTGGACCGTGGTTCTCATGCACAAGGACATCATGCACTACCCGAGCGCGAAAAAGCCCGGCCTCAAGGTGGGCTTCTCGAAGACCGGCCGCGCGCTGATGCCGCTTTTCGAAGACAGCGGGGTGGACCTGGTCCTCGCCGGCCACCTTCACACCTACCGCCGCCGCGGGCACATCCGAAATTTCCGCCGCGCGGCCTCCGGCCCCTGCTACTTCGTCTGCGGCGTGGCGGGGAACCTTCCCCACGACATCGCGGCCGTGCACAAGCTCGACATTGTCCGGGGGACGCGCCCCGAGCTCGGCAACTACCTCCTCCTTGAGGCGGACAGCGGAAGGCTCTCGGTGAAGTGCTTCCTGCCCGACGGCCGAGAGTTCGACCGCGCGGAGCTCGTGAAAAAGGGCGGCGCGGCCTGA